In the genome of Delphinus delphis chromosome 15, mDelDel1.2, whole genome shotgun sequence, one region contains:
- the ITPRIPL2 gene encoding inositol 1,4,5-trisphosphate receptor-interacting protein-like 2, producing the protein MSVHYTLNLRVFWPLVTGLCTALVCLYHVLRGSGDARTEPPEGADGGFPLLKVAVLLLLGYILLRCRHAVRQRFLPGSPRLGGHSALSPRHLGEPSLDILLESYYEHEVRLSPHVLGHSKAHVSRIVGELVRAGRARGSPGPIPGGALALAFRGDFIQVGSAYEQHKIRRPDGFDVLVPLRLPPLVALEPRSLGAEPALAPAFHGCFVCALKAPPGASGGHWLRDCKAFADGFCVDVRGRRHLSATLVLRWFQSHLQRSLATVRYSLEGRCRVSLTPGGLEQPPTLHVLPCRTDYGCCRLSMAVRLIPAVHLGDSVFLVAPPLPPSPVGPLSELPGGLRADALWGVNTARQEQKLLSWLQERAPPGACYLKCLQLLKALRDLGARGLDPTAATQWGRILSSYVLKTVLLAALLRQGAPAQGWDEAHLGERLEELVQFLRDCLLRRRTLFHCLLGPGGAAAEVGPLPKVLREATPVDLLATFDRQARELAAARLLSTWRRLPQLLRAYGGPRYLARCPPPRNQRPQGFPEDEP; encoded by the coding sequence ATGTCGGTGCACTACACCCTGAATCTGCGCGTCTTCTGGCCCCTGGTGACTGGCCTGTGCACCGCCCTCGTGTGCCTCTACCATGTCCTGCGGGGAAGCGGGGACGCCCGGACCGAGCCCCCCGAAGGCGCGGACGGCGGCTTCCCGCTGCTCAAGGTGGCCGTCCTGCTGCTCCTCGGCTACATCCTCCTGCGCTGTCGCCACGCTGTCCGGCAGCGCTTCCTGCCGGGGTCTCCCCGCCTGGGGGGCCACTCCGCCTTATCTCCTAGACACTTAGGAGAGCCCAGCCTCGACATCTTGCTGGAGAGTTATTACGAGCACGAGGTGCGCCTGTCGCCGCACGTGCTGGGCCACAGCAAAGCACACGTGAGCCGGATCGTGGGCGAGCTGGTGCGGGCTGGCCGCGCCCGAGGGTCCCCAGGCCCCATCCCCGGGGGAGCGCTGGCCTTGGCCTTTCGCGGAGATTTCATCCAGGTAGGCAGTGCCTACGAGCAGCATAAAATCCGCCGGCCCGACGGCTTCGACGTGTTGGTGCCGCTGCGCCTCCCTCCCCTGGTGGCGCTGGAGCCGCGGAGCCTGGGCGCGGAGCCCGCGCTGGCCCCAGCCTTCCACGGCTGCTTCGTGTGCGCACTGAAGGCGCCGCCAGGGGCTTCCGGGGGCCACTGGCTCCGGGACTGCAAAGCCTTCGCCGACGGCTTCTGCGTGGATGTGCGCGGGCGGCGCCATCTCTCGGCTACGCTGGTACTGCGCTGGTTTCAGTCGCACCTGCAGCGCTCCCTGGCCACCGTGCGCTACAGCCTGGAGGGGCGTTGTCGGGTCAGCCTGACCCCAGGCGGCCTGGAGCAGCCCCCTACCCTACACGTCCTCCCCTGCCGCACCGATTACGGCTGCTGCCGCCTTTCCATGGCCGTGCGTCTCATCCCTGCCGTCCACTTGGGCGACAGCGTCTTCCTGGTGGCCCCACCACTGCCACCCTCACCCGTCGGGCCCCTGTCGGAGCTCCCGGGAGGCCTGCGCGCCGACGCACTGTGGGGTGTGAACACGGCGCGCCAGGAGCAGAAGCTGCTGAGCTGGCTGCAGGAAAGGGCCCCTCCAGGTGCCTGCTACCTCAAGTGCCTGCAGTTGCTTAAAGCTCTGCGAGACCTGGGCGCCCGCGGGCTGGACCCGACGGCCGCCACCCAGTGGGGACGCATCCTATCCTCATACGTGCTCAAGACAGTGCTGCTGGCGGCGCTGCTACGCCAGGGGGCTCCCGCACAAGGCTGGGACGAGGCGCACCTGGGCGAGCGCTTGGAAGAGCTAGTACAGTTCCTCAGGGATTGCCTGCTGCGACGCCGTACACTCTTCCACTGCCTCCTGGGCCCTGGAGGGGCGGCCGCCGAGGTGGGCCCACTGCCCAAGGTACTGCGTGAAGCCACCCCGGTTGACCTCCTGGCCACTTTCGACAGGCAGGCCCGGGAACTCGCAGCGGCACGGTTGCTGTCCACGTGGCGAAGGCTGCCCCAGCTTCTCCGGGCCTATGGGGGTCCCCGCTACCTTGCCAGGTGTCCCCCACCCCGGAATCAGCGCCCCCAGGGGTTCCCTGAAGATGAACCATAA